The Phaseolus vulgaris cultivar G19833 chromosome 10, P. vulgaris v2.0, whole genome shotgun sequence DNA window TTTCTCAATTCCTAACTATGAACTTCAGTTTGTTATCAGGAACAAAATTTACTAAATACCACTGGCCACTCTGTATCTAAAGCTACTTGGTACCCGCGGGTTTCCTAAAAGAAAAGTATTCAGAAAACTAGAATCTGCACTTGACATAAGACCAGAAACAATGTAGAATTTACTATTTGATActgatttatataaaaaaaaatcaaataaatcttTTTAATGTCAACAACTGACATACAAATATGAGGCTCCTAGACAGtggattgaaaaaaaaaatcctactCTCCCCCTCCcctaaaaacaaaaagataaaaaaaaaacagacagAAGCGGAAAAATTCAATGGATAGAAGTACCATAATTCATAATgtgttacaaaatattttggTCACTTTGAAAGCCAATAAATGATGAGAAACAACGTACAAGCAGCAATTACTGCTGACAGAATAAGAGTATCCCTTGAACGCCGCCTTCTTATCGAACCTGCAAAAGCACATATTGATCAACAAAAATAAGTGAATCTGAATGGAAAATTAGAAGATTAAGACTGCAACATACCAAGAAGGCTTCGAATCATGGGGAACTTGTCACCAAGACCTTTCACTTTTCCTTGAACATCAGTAAACAAGGTTCTCTGAGAACCCAACACAGCTCTTGTTGCTTGAGCTTGACTAATCACATCATCTATCTGAAAAAATGCAGATAAAGTGAATAATTAACACTTCCTTAAAATCCAGATAACAGAGTCACGTTTAAAAGAGCAGAAAAGAAAAGAGTTTCTACAAGACCCATTATTATGACAATGTGTCAGCACTAAGTGGAGAAATCTCAAAAAGAACACTGCCATTCACATTTAAAGCAAATGGGTTTCcaagattttttttgttatagagaagaaaaattattataagatATTCCTCCTGAATGGATAAATTAAGTACTGCAAATTTTGAGAATTTATAATTGTAAGTCAACAATATGCTTTAAGATTTAACAATATCAGACTACATCAATGTCACACCATGTAGGAACCAAGGACTGCACAGATGCAATAGTTTGTGCTACAGTTTGGCCAGCCATTATTGATGGAACCTTAAGAATAATTTGATATACGGAGAAGAATATGATtattgaaaaggaaaaaattctATTTGAGAACATCACTGGGATATTGATTACTGAATGTTATATAAATCTCCAGTTAAATTTAAACATTGGATATGATTTAAAAGACACCATATGATATGCAGATATGATATGCAGCTAAAAAAttgtgcaaaaaaaaaaagaagacacCGTATGACAAATCTGAGCAACAGCTGACTGTATGACATTATTCAAATTTTGGGAGCAAGCCTGGTTTGTCCCGAATAGTGTAACTTTCAAGGGATCAATACATATTTAGCTGTCACCACAGGCCAATAAAGAAATCTTCACCAAATGAGAATTTAATTagaatacaaatttattatagTTCATAGAAGAAATACTTACATGAGATATATTTCCATGGATGGCAGCCCTCTCCCGTAGCAACTGCATTCTTGGAGACATACTGCCGGATGTCTGCCAGAAGAAGGTAAGTATAGTACAGCTATTATGAGGAAATTTCtgtcttatttatttaattcaaatCATACTCATGATTCACCTTAAAGTCAGTAATATCATCCCTGACAGAACTCAAAAGCTCTGCATGTTCCCTCATTGAGTTAATGTTCCCCTTGATACGCCTAAATTCCTGAGAATTAACAAATAATAAGGTAAACAACTTTAGTCAACTTATTGGAGTAATAGAATTTTTTAAAGTATGAATGTCTAATTCATTACTGTATCattctaatttataaaatctttCTAGTTCCTATAAGTGCTTTATCAAGTCTTGACTGAAAATTAGCATTACAGTAGGTAAGTTGGCCACAATATATCATGTTAAAGTGACAAGATATAAATCATGGTAGTATGGTTGGTCAGCATGATGCGTGAATACACTTGGAAGGAATTTCTTAAAGCATATACAGTAAGATCACTATCCTAATCAAGTTCTTTAGGGCTATTATGTCACTGTTATCACACTCTTGTAGACCACCCACAAATATCTATTTTCCACGCTCGAGATGTTTATTCCTTGATATGAAGGGGGGTGTTGGAAATCCCACGTCAACTAAGAATTATGCCTAGTCAATATGCAATCTCCAATACACAGGGATGCATTAGTGAGAAGAACAGATCATACAGTTTTAACCCTATTAAGAGGAAGAATGGGAGACCAAAAAGCATATTGGAAGATGTTGTCAAAAGGAATTTCATGGTAAATAACATACTTAAAACTTTGGTCTTTAACCAAGCTGAATGGCATCATGTGATCCGTGTAATGGACCTCGTTTGGAATTAGGTTTGTCATTATTATGGGAGGATATATCTTGCGATTTAATCTCATACTTAATTCTTCAATTGGAGACATTCACAAGATAATATGCAGTTTACTTTATCCTTGTTCATCATTATTAAACTCAAAAACAGGAATAGATAAAAACATTCTTAATAGTACAAATATAATTTAGATATTCCAGATTATATAGGATTAACTCCTTATTCCTATAATTATGACACTCTCCCTTGAGCTAGAACTTTATCCTTGTTCACCATTATTAAACTCAAAAGcaggaataaataaaaaatattcttaatagtACAAATATAATTTAGATATTCCAGATTATATAGGATTAACtccttatttctataattataacaCTCTCCCTTGAGCTAGAGCATATAGGTCATATGTGCCTAGTTTGAGCAAATATAATCAATCTTCATCCTGTTAGAGACTTGGTAACTGTTTATTAGAATTGACCAATCTAGTTGTGATGTCTCTAAACTTAAGTCTTTTTCTTATGAATAGTAATCTACCTTAATACGTTTGGTCCTCGTGAAAGACAGTATTGGAAACAATGTGTAATGCAGCCTAGTTGTCATATACAAGGTGCATTTGGGAACTTTCTTCAAATTTAAGAGCTCACAAGTGACTAAGGTTGTCTTGTATTTTGTTTCTTCACTTGACCTTGccacaacattttgtttcttactttttcataatattaaattatctcCAACAAGGATACAGTATCCAGAAGTGGAGCATCTATCAATTGGTGACCCAACCCAATTAGCATCATAATACTCAACAATTTGAGCATTTCCTTTATCTTCATAAATGAGATTTCATATTAACTAGAGATACGGCCAACTATTAGTATATAAGTAAAGTGTAAACCTCACCTTACTAAGCAAGATTTATAAGaatgaattaggcttaaagtagACTTTTTAAGATGGTATCAAAACAGTCTATCCTATAGAGGCTTGTTGAGCCACTCGCTATTGGGGGCCCCTCTATTCCCATGCTCAAGATATCCAGTCTTCGATATGAGTGAGTGTGTTGGAGGTCTCACATTAACTAGAGATATGGTCGAATTGTACTATAAAAGTGTGGTGTAAACCTCACTTTACCAAGCTAGTTTGTGAgattgaattaaacttaaagtttaCTTTCTAAGAATCGTCATTAGCTTAAAAATCCTACACTAAGGACGAGAGAATGATCACAGTCAAAGCACATTCTTATTCTTCATTATTGTTAGTCAGACCAttctaaataaatgaaattgaaATAGTAAATTTAATCTAATCATTTCTATCTTCTCAAAAGACAAAGACTTCAAAAGTTCTTTCTATTTTCAAGTGTTTCATTTTGCTAAGAATAGCATAAAGTATATGTAGTGACAGGTTTTAAGAATCACCACCTGTGATTCACTAGTTTACCCAAAGTTACACCCTTGATACAACATAATATGTGATAACTAAGGTACTAAACACATGGTATTGTTGAAATTAAGACTCATGGCAACGTCATAACAAGAATCATTTTATTGAGAGAAAATATGGGTCACACCCCAACCGATCAAGTGTGAATAGGAAAATTGGCAATACAACATTAGTTACTTAACAtcctttctttttcattttgcaTAATGGCCA harbors:
- the LOC137818643 gene encoding Golgi SNAP receptor complex member 1-2; translation: MRDPNLELQELGWEELRKEARKIEGDLDVKLSSYAKLGGRFTQTGHVDSGSPPLGSSRSWKSMEMEIQSLLEKLLDINDSMSRCAASAGPATSVTQKLARHRDILHDFTQEFRRIKGNINSMREHAELLSSVRDDITDFKTSGSMSPRMQLLRERAAIHGNISHIDDVISQAQATRAVLGSQRTLFTDVQGKVKGLGDKFPMIRSLLGSIRRRRSRDTLILSAVIAACTLFLIIYWLSK